In Chamaesiphon minutus PCC 6605, a genomic segment contains:
- a CDS encoding GNAT family N-acetyltransferase, with product MTPEIKIASIEDLEILLPLVRAFHEFEDLHITEEQRKSSLTTLLANVELGGIWLIYYNRRPVGYIALCLGYSIEFGGKDAFIDEFYIRPEFRGEGLGRQTLEFIKIAAKDLDIRAIHLEVARTNTNAHKLYSRSNFEVREKYVLMSVNL from the coding sequence ATGACACCAGAAATTAAGATAGCTTCGATCGAAGATCTGGAAATTCTTTTGCCACTCGTTCGGGCGTTCCACGAATTTGAGGATCTCCACATTACAGAAGAACAAAGGAAAAGCTCACTTACTACATTGTTAGCCAATGTGGAACTTGGCGGGATTTGGCTAATTTATTACAACCGCCGACCTGTTGGATATATAGCACTGTGTCTTGGTTATAGTATTGAGTTTGGTGGAAAAGATGCTTTTATTGATGAATTCTATATTAGACCTGAATTTCGAGGAGAGGGACTAGGGAGACAAACCTTAGAATTTATTAAAATCGCGGCGAAAGATCTTGACATTCGCGCAATTCATCTTGAAGTTGCAAGAACGAATACTAATGCTCATAAGCTTTACTCTCGCTCTAACTTCGAGGTTCGTGAAAAATATGTACTCATGTCAGTCAATTTATAA
- a CDS encoding SDR family NAD(P)-dependent oxidoreductase, with the protein MSLSRRHMLTVGATGLAAAIAPQILSSKPEEAIANTQKAPTPQAKINTNGRFAGKVVLITGATSGIGEGTAYAFAREGAKVFFCGRRENLGRQVEAKIKAFGGEATYMRTDVRNETDVKKFTEAAVKKYGRIDIAFNNAGIFMTPAEIQDITAENFLDILQTNVMGEFFAMKYQIPQMRQQGRGAIINMASVAGHAGFPNTAHYNASKHGIIGMTKAVALANAKYGIRVNSISPLAVDTPQLQESFTYQKVNAQEVAKTFVTPRIMSVDEIARAVMFLASNDATSITGMDLDVTGGELAK; encoded by the coding sequence ATGTCATTATCCCGTCGTCATATGCTTACCGTTGGAGCAACTGGATTGGCTGCGGCGATCGCCCCGCAAATTCTATCTTCCAAACCTGAAGAAGCGATCGCCAATACCCAAAAAGCTCCTACTCCCCAAGCTAAAATCAATACCAATGGCAGATTTGCCGGAAAAGTCGTTCTAATCACAGGAGCCACTTCGGGGATCGGTGAAGGGACAGCTTACGCCTTTGCGCGAGAAGGAGCCAAGGTTTTCTTTTGTGGACGAAGAGAAAATTTAGGACGGCAAGTGGAGGCAAAAATTAAAGCCTTTGGCGGAGAAGCCACCTACATGCGAACCGATGTTCGGAATGAAACGGATGTTAAAAAATTTACCGAAGCGGCAGTCAAAAAATACGGTCGAATTGACATCGCCTTCAACAATGCAGGGATTTTTATGACCCCTGCTGAAATTCAAGATATTACCGCCGAAAATTTTCTCGACATTTTACAAACTAATGTCATGGGCGAGTTCTTTGCGATGAAGTACCAAATTCCTCAGATGCGCCAGCAGGGTCGCGGGGCGATTATTAATATGGCAAGTGTGGCAGGTCACGCTGGCTTTCCCAATACTGCACACTACAATGCCTCTAAACACGGAATCATTGGCATGACTAAAGCTGTCGCACTTGCCAATGCGAAGTACGGAATCCGCGTTAACTCAATTTCACCACTTGCTGTTGACACCCCTCAACTTCAGGAATCCTTTACCTATCAAAAGGTAAATGCTCAGGAAGTCGCTAAAACCTTTGTTACACCCCGGATTATGTCTGTTGACGAAATTGCTCGTGCTGTTATGTTCCTAGCTTCTAATGATGCGACCAGCATCACGGGAATGGATTTAGATGTTACTGGTGGAGAGTTGGCAAAATAG
- a CDS encoding 5'-methylthioadenosine/S-adenosylhomocysteine nucleosidase, protein MIETAILTPLEEELFALVNALEQFGFKKHKSLLGSLEIFEFHELNLLLALGGHGKTQFGVQSQYLLCQLPQVELLICAGAAGALSNELEIGDIVAATATVEHDYNLKFVNRPLPRFTGTPQVIDTLKQLPRTEWDFRLHFGLIASGDEDVVTVERGQELAYLTGCVAVAWEGVGGARSSQFAQKQYVELRGITDTANHCAAADFEVNLASAMFNLAKLIVRWQAAKDYCAV, encoded by the coding sequence ATGATCGAGACTGCTATCCTCACCCCACTTGAAGAAGAGTTATTTGCGCTTGTGAACGCATTGGAACAGTTTGGATTCAAAAAGCACAAATCTCTTTTGGGTAGCTTAGAGATTTTTGAGTTTCATGAACTGAACTTACTGCTGGCATTGGGTGGACACGGTAAGACACAGTTTGGCGTACAGTCACAATACTTACTTTGTCAATTACCCCAAGTCGAATTGCTGATTTGTGCAGGAGCAGCCGGAGCATTATCAAACGAGTTAGAGATTGGAGATATTGTTGCAGCGACTGCAACCGTTGAGCATGATTACAATCTCAAATTTGTGAACCGTCCATTGCCTCGATTTACTGGTACTCCTCAAGTCATTGACACGCTAAAGCAGCTCCCGCGAACAGAGTGGGACTTCCGGTTGCATTTTGGCTTAATTGCGAGCGGAGATGAAGACGTTGTTACGGTTGAGCGAGGGCAAGAACTAGCCTATCTCACGGGTTGTGTTGCAGTCGCTTGGGAAGGAGTTGGAGGTGCAAGATCGAGCCAATTTGCTCAGAAGCAATACGTTGAGCTACGGGGTATCACAGATACAGCAAATCACTGTGCTGCTGCCGATTTTGAAGTGAACTTAGCGAGTGCAATGTTCAATCTTGCTAAACTTATCGTGCGATGGCAAGCAGCGAAAGATTATTGCGCCGTATAA
- a CDS encoding AraC family transcriptional regulator encodes MLFIVDPVFLSQIAAETHGIKSDRVELLSTVQAHDPKLLSLAVSFQQEMQQPQWGNQLYLESLANLFCIHLLRHHCAHQPKLRDYETGLSPYRLQQVRDFIQAHLDRDIQLADLAETVNVSRYYFIRLFKQSTGITPYQYLLQQRIRRAKEILTQQREVAIAEIALKCGFANQSHFTAQFGKAIGMTPKQFRASV; translated from the coding sequence ATGCTTTTTATAGTAGATCCAGTCTTTCTATCGCAGATTGCGGCTGAAACACATGGCATAAAGAGCGATCGCGTCGAACTACTCAGCACGGTTCAAGCACACGATCCAAAGCTATTGTCTTTAGCCGTATCATTTCAGCAGGAAATGCAGCAACCGCAGTGGGGAAATCAGCTCTATCTGGAATCTTTAGCCAATCTATTCTGCATTCATCTATTGCGGCACCATTGCGCCCATCAGCCCAAACTGCGCGACTACGAAACCGGACTTTCGCCTTATCGACTCCAGCAGGTGCGAGACTTTATTCAGGCTCATCTCGATCGAGACATTCAGCTTGCTGATTTGGCTGAAACTGTGAATGTGAGTCGTTATTACTTTATTAGATTATTCAAACAATCAACCGGAATTACTCCCTATCAATATCTGCTTCAGCAGCGTATTCGTCGGGCTAAAGAAATACTGACACAGCAGCGGGAAGTAGCGATCGCGGAGATTGCCCTTAAATGCGGATTTGCTAATCAAAGCCACTTTACCGCGCAGTTTGGTAAAGCGATCGGTATGACTCCAAAACAGTTTCGAGCGAGTGTTTAA
- a CDS encoding GNAT family N-acetyltransferase — protein sequence MKPQLRIEIADEPKLDETEFIVRQLIQFNSRCAGEGSFRQLAIFLRDADENLVGGLVGSTYWQWLYVDVFWIHESYRGGGYGISLLAAAEQEAVKRGCQYAYLDTFSFQAPEFYQKHGYVVFGELSDFPAGHSRFFLRKVLQ from the coding sequence ATGAAGCCACAACTCAGAATTGAGATAGCCGATGAACCAAAGCTTGATGAGACTGAATTCATTGTTCGACAACTAATCCAATTCAACAGTCGTTGTGCTGGTGAAGGCAGTTTTCGGCAATTAGCTATTTTCTTACGAGATGCAGACGAGAATTTAGTCGGTGGGCTAGTTGGGTCAACATATTGGCAGTGGCTATACGTTGATGTTTTTTGGATACACGAATCATACCGAGGAGGCGGTTACGGTATCTCCCTTCTAGCTGCTGCGGAGCAGGAAGCTGTTAAGCGGGGTTGCCAATATGCCTATTTAGATACGTTTAGCTTTCAAGCACCAGAATTCTATCAAAAGCATGGATACGTTGTATTTGGAGAGCTATCAGACTTTCCAGCAGGGCACAGCCGATTCTTCTTAAGAAAAGTGCTGCAATAA
- a CDS encoding aminoglycoside 6'-N-acetyltransferase AacA47 produces MSAIDTPVTLRLMTEQDLPMLHDWLNRPHIFEWWGGEEERPTLDEVLEHYLPRVLAEESVTPYIAMLGEEPIGYAQSYVALGSGDGWWEDETDPGVRGIDQSLANPTQLSKGLGTKLVRALVERLFLDSTVTKIQTDPTPNNHRAIRCYEKAGFVRQKIITTPDGPAVYMVQTRQSFENARSTA; encoded by the coding sequence ATGTCCGCGATCGACACCCCCGTTACCTTGCGCCTCATGACCGAGCAAGATCTTCCGATGCTCCATGACTGGCTGAACCGACCCCACATATTCGAGTGGTGGGGCGGTGAAGAGGAACGCCCGACTCTTGATGAAGTGCTGGAACACTACCTGCCAAGAGTTCTGGCAGAAGAGTCCGTCACGCCGTACATCGCAATGCTGGGCGAGGAGCCGATCGGCTACGCCCAGTCTTACGTCGCACTCGGCAGCGGTGATGGATGGTGGGAAGACGAAACTGACCCAGGAGTGAGGGGAATTGACCAGTCTCTGGCTAATCCGACACAGTTGAGCAAGGGTCTGGGAACAAAGCTTGTCCGTGCGCTCGTTGAGCGGTTGTTCTTGGACTCCACTGTGACGAAGATCCAAACCGACCCAACTCCGAACAACCATCGGGCGATCCGTTGCTACGAGAAGGCGGGGTTTGTACGGCAGAAGATAATCACCACGCCTGATGGCCCAGCCGTCTACATGGTTCAAACACGTCAGTCATTCGAGAACGCGCGTAGTACTGCCTAA
- a CDS encoding DMT family transporter: MNNIIMALSYAFCWGVGVTLTKIALSEISATTLLIIQLSSSVAFLATACYVRDRQLPFSWKHLKQGFAGIFEPGLTYMVGIFGVQMTTASNATLIGSSEVVLTILFAAMFLGEKLTRMKLLLAGLSFSGLLLLLLKDAHQGASHSSLIGNLLLLMSVIFAVFYVLFSKKQIASSDPLQLTSSQQLVGLIVTVFCFSMLSIVNPNYEVNAAGISPQFWLLAIGSGIMAYGLGFLLYLIALQNIPVSQAAFYVALIPVFGVASAVVMIGEQPSLAQWIGGLLVIVSSYFANRLQTTPIHDRGHL, from the coding sequence ATGAACAATATCATTATGGCTCTCAGCTACGCCTTTTGCTGGGGAGTTGGGGTAACACTGACAAAAATCGCCCTCTCAGAGATTTCAGCGACAACACTCCTGATTATTCAACTCTCGTCTAGTGTTGCATTTCTGGCAACGGCTTGTTATGTGAGGGATCGCCAACTACCTTTTTCCTGGAAACATCTCAAACAAGGTTTTGCGGGGATCTTTGAACCTGGTTTAACCTATATGGTTGGTATTTTTGGTGTCCAAATGACAACCGCCAGCAATGCAACACTAATCGGTTCATCAGAAGTGGTGCTGACGATTTTATTTGCAGCAATGTTTCTCGGTGAAAAATTGACGCGGATGAAATTACTGCTTGCTGGCCTCAGTTTTTCAGGGTTGCTGTTGTTACTGCTCAAGGATGCTCATCAAGGGGCTAGTCATTCTTCGCTAATCGGTAATTTACTGTTGCTGATGAGCGTAATCTTTGCGGTTTTTTATGTTCTCTTCAGTAAGAAGCAGATCGCATCATCAGATCCGCTACAACTCACCTCGTCGCAACAGTTAGTCGGCTTAATCGTGACCGTATTCTGTTTTAGTATGCTATCGATCGTAAATCCCAACTACGAAGTAAATGCTGCTGGGATTTCGCCGCAATTTTGGTTGCTGGCAATAGGCTCAGGAATTATGGCGTATGGTTTGGGGTTCTTGCTCTATCTCATTGCATTGCAGAACATACCTGTAAGTCAGGCTGCTTTTTATGTTGCTCTGATTCCTGTTTTTGGTGTAGCTAGTGCAGTTGTGATGATTGGTGAGCAGCCTAGTCTGGCACAGTGGATTGGTGGTTTACTGGTCATTGTTTCGTCCTATTTCGCTAACAGGTTGCAAACTACTCCGATTCACGACAGAGGACACTTATGA
- a CDS encoding alpha/beta hydrolase yields MKLQSRLWALSLVVVGSAAALTAHTVYSQTSFPQNSNSNVLSNRSTLQPGINRVTFQSEGETLVGNLYLPANYKTGDKLPTVIVTGAWTTVKEQMPNVYAQKLADRGFATFAFDFRYWGESGGAPRQYESPNAKVQDIRNAASFLKTLSVVDGDRLGGLGICASAGYMAQAVANDPNFKSFATVAAWLHDDNSLSTVFGRETISRRNALGLAAREKYDRTGQVDYVPAYAQTDKNAAMSGDVSYYGNKDRGVIPAWTNRFAVMSWHEWQGFNSLEIAPNVKVPTLIVHSNGSALPDNARKFYQQLGGQKQLVWAEGNHLDFYDRKPQVSAAVTALTSHFQKTL; encoded by the coding sequence ATGAAATTACAATCTCGCCTCTGGGCACTTTCACTCGTTGTTGTCGGTAGTGCTGCTGCTCTCACCGCTCATACCGTCTATTCCCAAACATCATTCCCACAAAATTCCAATTCAAACGTACTGAGCAATCGTAGCACCCTACAGCCGGGGATCAATCGGGTCACATTCCAAAGCGAAGGCGAAACTTTGGTTGGCAATCTCTATCTCCCTGCTAACTACAAAACTGGTGACAAACTGCCAACCGTAATCGTAACAGGAGCTTGGACGACTGTAAAAGAACAAATGCCTAATGTTTATGCTCAAAAACTGGCAGATCGGGGATTCGCCACATTTGCATTTGACTTTCGCTATTGGGGAGAGAGTGGTGGTGCGCCGCGTCAGTATGAGTCCCCTAATGCCAAGGTACAGGATATCCGTAATGCAGCATCATTCTTGAAAACTTTATCAGTAGTAGATGGCGATCGCCTTGGTGGTTTGGGTATTTGTGCTAGCGCGGGCTATATGGCACAGGCTGTGGCAAATGATCCTAATTTTAAATCCTTTGCCACAGTTGCAGCTTGGCTACATGACGACAACTCATTAAGTACTGTATTTGGTCGGGAGACGATCTCACGCCGAAACGCTCTGGGCTTGGCGGCACGGGAGAAATACGATCGCACGGGACAAGTAGATTACGTTCCTGCCTATGCTCAAACCGATAAAAATGCGGCAATGAGTGGAGATGTTAGCTATTACGGCAACAAAGATCGCGGCGTTATTCCTGCATGGACAAATCGCTTTGCCGTGATGTCGTGGCATGAATGGCAAGGATTTAACTCATTAGAGATCGCGCCGAATGTGAAAGTGCCAACTCTAATCGTGCATAGTAATGGGTCGGCATTACCTGACAATGCGCGTAAGTTTTATCAGCAATTGGGCGGACAGAAACAATTGGTCTGGGCAGAGGGCAATCACTTGGATTTTTACGATCGCAAGCCTCAAGTTAGCGCAGCCGTTACTGCTTTAACCAGTCATTTTCAAAAGACTTTGTAA
- a CDS encoding Uma2 family endonuclease, translating to MRSTIARPLAEFLMQQNIEASPAWEFINGTARQKTMPTLYHSRLQRNLVNWINQNTDLYEAIQELRCIISPISPVPDLAVIAIDRLPQTDGPFEGAPDWVIEIRSPDQSILDLQNKILHCLTNGTQLAWLIDIQREQIWVWQADELPIVYAGTDILPGLAGLPNINVAAVIAMTLQR from the coding sequence ATGCGATCGACCATCGCTAGACCACTCGCTGAATTCCTCATGCAGCAAAATATCGAGGCTTCTCCGGCATGGGAATTTATCAATGGCACTGCCCGCCAGAAAACCATGCCCACCCTCTACCATTCTCGTCTTCAGCGAAACTTAGTCAATTGGATTAATCAAAATACCGATCTCTACGAGGCGATCCAGGAGCTGCGCTGCATCATTTCGCCGATTTCGCCCGTTCCCGATCTTGCGGTAATCGCGATCGATCGTCTTCCTCAAACTGATGGCCCGTTTGAAGGTGCGCCCGATTGGGTAATTGAAATTAGATCCCCCGACCAAAGTATCCTGGATCTACAAAATAAAATTCTCCACTGTTTGACCAATGGTACTCAATTGGCGTGGCTTATCGATATTCAGAGAGAGCAAATTTGGGTGTGGCAGGCGGATGAATTGCCGATCGTCTACGCTGGTACCGACATTTTGCCAGGATTAGCTGGACTTCCCAATATTAATGTTGCAGCAGTCATCGCCATGACTCTGCAACGATAA
- a CDS encoding MarR family winged helix-turn-helix transcriptional regulator codes for MTERTLNLLGALALSVVDGINVVVEASVGHGGETPAALVTLGAEPGLSINTLRQILNLSHPGTVRLVDRLAAQGLVERRAGIDGRTLALFLTNAGHQRRQAILTERRQQLQLAVNALTLNEQKQLTQLMEKMLAAMTTSELRAYAICRLCEGEMCPGDRCPVEQKYCQMLNL; via the coding sequence ATGACTGAACGAACTCTCAATCTTCTCGGTGCGCTGGCTTTAAGTGTAGTCGATGGGATAAATGTGGTTGTTGAAGCAAGTGTGGGGCATGGTGGAGAGACTCCTGCGGCTCTGGTCACACTAGGCGCAGAACCTGGACTTTCTATCAATACTTTGCGCCAGATTTTGAACCTTTCTCACCCTGGAACTGTCCGTTTGGTCGATCGGCTAGCAGCGCAAGGTTTGGTCGAACGTAGAGCAGGCATAGATGGGAGAACGCTAGCATTGTTTCTCACGAATGCAGGTCATCAACGGCGACAGGCAATTTTGACTGAACGGCGGCAGCAGTTACAGCTTGCAGTGAACGCTTTAACACTCAATGAGCAAAAGCAGTTAACTCAGCTTATGGAGAAGATGCTTGCTGCCATGACCACCAGTGAGCTACGTGCTTATGCAATTTGTCGTCTTTGTGAGGGCGAAATGTGCCCAGGCGATCGCTGCCCTGTAGAACAAAAATATTGCCAAATGTTAAATTTATGA
- a CDS encoding YybH family protein, translating into MNTEWQNRIQEYCEAWTTDSGCPNFDRLETFYAMDSDVVIYDSLPPLEGFTGFAQMRSIYPGLLRLTVSPNQDLQVKLLADGQVAVTAFTSHMAYRFEDGNEFKVNARHTDVWEKRNNQWLIVHEHPSTVINPSRIE; encoded by the coding sequence ATGAACACTGAATGGCAAAACCGCATTCAGGAGTATTGCGAGGCGTGGACGACTGATAGTGGTTGTCCAAACTTCGATCGTCTTGAAACGTTCTACGCAATGGACTCAGATGTTGTCATTTACGATTCGCTACCACCGCTTGAGGGGTTTACTGGGTTTGCACAAATGCGATCCATTTACCCAGGACTATTGCGGCTTACGGTGTCTCCGAATCAAGACTTGCAAGTAAAGCTACTGGCAGATGGGCAAGTAGCGGTCACTGCCTTTACTTCCCATATGGCATACAGGTTCGAGGATGGCAACGAGTTTAAGGTGAATGCCAGACATACAGATGTTTGGGAAAAACGGAACAATCAGTGGCTCATCGTCCATGAGCATCCGTCAACAGTGATTAATCCAAGCAGGATTGAGTAA
- a CDS encoding SDR family NAD(P)-dependent oxidoreductase encodes MVCISGSSRGLGKAIAQGFAERGAKVIISSWDREELENTRQEFNSCGLAVESVVLDVQNRADCQRFVSTALEQHGTLDVTICNAGTDIIKPAEQYAENEWDKILDINLRGYYFCAQFAAQHMLSVGCGSIIMTSSIAGSAGIPGLAPYAASKGGINQLVRTMAVEWAQRGVRVNAVAPGYIENIMADVRFDAEDPYQQRVVTFTPMGRRGTVDEFLGAYLFLASDASSYVTGEILYVDGGYHAA; translated from the coding sequence GTGGTTTGCATTAGTGGTTCAAGCCGAGGGCTAGGTAAAGCGATCGCTCAAGGCTTTGCCGAACGCGGCGCAAAGGTAATCATTTCATCATGGGATCGCGAAGAACTTGAAAATACTAGGCAGGAGTTTAATTCTTGCGGTTTAGCTGTTGAATCAGTCGTTTTGGATGTGCAAAACCGGGCTGACTGTCAACGCTTTGTTTCCACTGCCCTTGAGCAACATGGAACGCTTGATGTCACGATCTGTAACGCTGGAACTGACATCATTAAACCTGCTGAACAATATGCAGAAAATGAGTGGGACAAAATCCTAGACATTAATCTGCGTGGCTACTATTTCTGTGCTCAATTCGCGGCGCAACACATGCTAAGTGTTGGTTGTGGCAGCATTATTATGACTTCTTCGATCGCAGGAAGTGCAGGTATTCCTGGATTGGCTCCATACGCAGCTTCCAAGGGTGGCATCAATCAACTCGTTCGCACAATGGCGGTGGAATGGGCACAGCGAGGAGTGCGCGTCAATGCCGTGGCTCCTGGCTATATCGAGAACATCATGGCAGATGTTCGGTTCGATGCAGAAGATCCCTATCAGCAGCGCGTCGTAACGTTTACACCAATGGGACGACGTGGAACCGTTGATGAATTTTTGGGTGCTTATTTGTTTTTGGCGAGTGATGCCTCTTCTTACGTCACAGGTGAGATCCTATACGTAGATGGTGGTTATCATGCTGCGTAG
- a CDS encoding AraC family transcriptional regulator, translating into MPSSMLQPAATILTNEWDGLRVEYGRLDAVGDFDFAMPKQGLSVAFEPHEQVVWSVDGQSQQTSLPAGSVFLYGDREFVWHRRVKPSEYVNLEIDPALLPQIAVENGLSATTEVEHRIIFQDPTVLHVSQLLKAEVLSGGLAGNLYVESLRNLLAVHLLRNHTRGILQPKTEVVCLEGLKLKQLKDYIEDNLAEELAIATLATLIPMSQFHFARAFKAATGEPPHRYIMQRRIERAKMLLSVTRLSVAEVSYQTGFSNQSHFTAQFRKAIGMTPKHFRERV; encoded by the coding sequence ATGCCGTCTTCCATGCTTCAACCCGCTGCAACGATTCTGACAAATGAGTGGGATGGTCTGCGGGTCGAGTATGGGCGGCTTGATGCCGTAGGCGACTTTGATTTTGCCATGCCGAAGCAGGGTTTAAGCGTTGCATTTGAACCCCACGAGCAAGTAGTCTGGTCGGTGGATGGGCAATCCCAACAGACGAGCTTACCCGCAGGTAGTGTATTTCTGTATGGCGATCGAGAGTTTGTTTGGCATCGCCGAGTCAAACCGAGTGAATATGTGAACTTGGAGATCGATCCGGCCTTGTTGCCGCAGATCGCCGTCGAAAATGGATTATCTGCGACGACAGAAGTTGAACATCGGATTATTTTTCAAGATCCAACGGTTCTCCATGTCTCACAATTGTTGAAGGCAGAAGTGCTCAGTGGTGGGCTGGCGGGCAACTTGTATGTAGAGTCGCTGCGGAATTTGTTAGCTGTGCATCTGTTGAGGAACCACACTAGAGGCATCCTTCAGCCAAAAACTGAAGTCGTTTGTCTAGAGGGTTTGAAGCTCAAACAACTGAAGGACTACATTGAGGATAATTTGGCTGAGGAGCTGGCGATCGCGACCCTTGCGACCCTAATTCCTATGAGTCAATTTCACTTTGCTCGTGCTTTTAAAGCTGCCACTGGAGAACCACCTCACCGTTACATTATGCAGCGGCGGATCGAACGGGCAAAAATGCTGCTTTCGGTCACACGGCTTTCGGTGGCAGAAGTCTCGTACCAAACGGGATTTTCTAATCAGAGCCATTTCACGGCGCAGTTTCGGAAAGCGATCGGCATGACTCCAAAGCATTTTCGAGAGCGCGTTTGA
- a CDS encoding aldo/keto reductase yields the protein MSINTYYTLGKSGLRVSRLALGTMTFGTEWGWGADEETARQLFNTYTEAGGNFIDTADLYTNGTSESWLGKFIYERNLRDRTVIATKFTYNAEPGNPNAGGNGRKNILRAVEGSLKRLGTDYIDLYILHTWDTITPAEEVMRTLNDLVRSGKVRHVGLSDTPAWYAARSQTLAEWRGYEPISTLQLEYSLVERNIEREFIDLGQALGMGVMVWSPLASGLLSGKYKPSEGGSTGEGRLETVKGVSNPAFQKFSDRNWKIVAELEKVAQELDRSMAQVAVNWTANRPGIASVIIGATRLSQLEDNLKALDFTIPAELCDRLESVSRPEAQFPYSFFGDEIQGMIHGGVAVGQQPIGYAPERSIQSTGAGVA from the coding sequence ATGTCTATCAATACTTACTACACCCTTGGCAAATCGGGCTTACGGGTCAGTCGTTTAGCCCTTGGTACGATGACTTTTGGCACGGAATGGGGCTGGGGAGCGGATGAAGAGACTGCCCGACAGCTATTCAACACCTACACTGAAGCAGGGGGAAATTTTATCGATACTGCCGATTTGTACACGAATGGAACCAGTGAATCTTGGCTCGGAAAGTTCATCTATGAACGCAATCTGCGCGATCGCACCGTAATCGCAACCAAATTTACTTACAACGCTGAACCTGGAAATCCCAACGCGGGCGGTAATGGACGTAAGAATATTCTGAGAGCCGTAGAAGGATCGCTCAAACGATTGGGAACCGATTACATCGATCTCTATATTCTGCACACCTGGGACACGATTACACCTGCGGAAGAAGTGATGCGGACGCTAAACGATCTGGTGCGATCGGGTAAAGTGCGTCATGTAGGCTTAAGCGATACGCCTGCTTGGTATGCGGCTCGATCGCAAACTTTAGCAGAATGGCGCGGGTACGAACCGATCTCGACGCTGCAATTGGAATACTCTCTAGTGGAGCGCAACATCGAGCGCGAGTTTATTGATTTAGGGCAAGCCTTGGGCATGGGCGTGATGGTATGGAGTCCATTGGCCAGTGGCTTACTGAGCGGCAAATATAAACCCAGCGAAGGCGGGTCTACGGGGGAAGGGCGACTAGAAACCGTCAAAGGCGTTTCTAATCCAGCCTTTCAGAAGTTTAGCGATCGCAACTGGAAGATTGTTGCTGAACTGGAAAAGGTTGCCCAAGAACTCGATCGCAGCATGGCTCAAGTGGCGGTGAACTGGACTGCCAATCGTCCCGGTATCGCTTCGGTGATTATCGGTGCAACCCGGTTATCGCAACTAGAAGATAACCTCAAGGCGCTAGACTTTACGATTCCGGCTGAGTTGTGCGATCGCTTAGAAAGCGTCAGTCGTCCTGAAGCTCAGTTCCCCTACAGCTTTTTTGGCGACGAAATTCAGGGCATGATTCATGGCGGTGTCGCGGTGGGTCAGCAGCCCATCGGTTATGCCCCTGAGCGGTCGATCCAATCGACTGGAGCAGGAGTTGCATAA
- a CDS encoding VOC family protein, with translation MIAYVCLGTNDIVRASVFYDAVLGALGLSRCDISGDPDLEGWVGWCTYGDQGIKEVVLWLCKPIDGKAATLGNGSMVALRAKNWAAVEEFYTAALSNGGTPEGAPGLRLQYNPDFYAAYVRDLDGNKLAVVCRGFTERAGQ, from the coding sequence ATGATCGCATATGTTTGTCTTGGCACAAATGACATAGTTCGCGCAAGTGTCTTCTATGACGCTGTACTCGGCGCGCTTGGATTGTCGCGTTGCGATATCTCAGGCGATCCGGACTTGGAAGGCTGGGTCGGTTGGTGTACCTACGGAGACCAAGGCATCAAAGAAGTTGTGCTTTGGCTTTGCAAACCCATTGACGGAAAGGCTGCTACCCTTGGCAACGGCTCGATGGTCGCACTGCGGGCAAAAAACTGGGCAGCAGTTGAAGAGTTCTACACTGCCGCCCTGTCCAATGGTGGTACACCCGAAGGGGCACCGGGACTCCGCCTGCAATATAACCCTGACTTCTACGCTGCCTACGTGCGCGATCTAGATGGAAACAAACTGGCGGTTGTGTGTCGCGGGTTTACGGAACGGGCAGGGCAGTGA